The DNA segment CCTGCTACTTGTTGACAGTAAATGGGAAGTTGTTCCGAATGCTTCATTACATTTTACCAATGAATCACACCCGGCGAAAGCTCCCTCCCGCTAGGGATTTAATGGGGAAAAATGATTTGCAGTCATGGGAAGTACCACAATTCTTGTTTGCATGTTTCATTACCCCAACTCGTGCCCGGTTGTATGGCTTTCCCCTACGCCATTGTTTCCCCCTGTCCCCTGACCAAATGGACAGGAAATTTATCGATGTTATTATTGTCAGCTCCTGCTGGCGCTCTATTCATCAAAATAAATGGCACTACCGTTTGTGATATTACCGTTTTACCCCCCTGCAGGAGCAACAGTTGCGTTTCGTGTTTCGGTGTCATCTTCATCATGGACGATACGTTCCTaccgtttgttttttacttcaaataaatttattttatttattcacttCCTTTTGTGACACGCCGTCCGCTTTTCGAGTACCAATGTgagcttttattttcttttaaacatTTGCATAGTATTAGGTACCAAATGCGTGGCACAGTGTGCCTACGATCATACCTTATTCACTAATACCAATCCCCCCCGATGATGCTTCCTCCCTTCAAACGTGACTGTTCCGATCTCTTGCTCTTGCGGAACCCATGGTTCAGTGCAAGGTATGGGGTTGGTGCTCGTGCTTAATGGTTtgttcatcgtttttttttgctctacaTTTGTTCTTACATTTTTGATTCtgtcgtgttttgtgtgtcttcttttatTACATTTGAGAAATGCTTACAAATATATAAATTAGTTTCATCTATCCGTCGTACACTTCTGCACTGTTCGCACTTTTGCCATTTCCGTTTCCCTGCTTTGCTACACAATATATTTACCCTGTTCTTTTCACTGTCGTTTCACTTTTCTGCTATCTTTTACATTCGATTAGCAATTTTGCTGCTCTTTCCtgaggaacacacacacacattctaaATGGTGGTAATTTCGCCTGATGCGAACTttaccttgttttttttctcttgcactTAATCCCACACCATTATTGGTTGTTGCgtatatattttcttttctttcttttttcatcttgcaaaacaacaacctaacaaacaaacattataTCATTTTCCCTGCATCGTTACCAACTTCTAGTTTCTATAACCATTCCTATCATCTCTCTACATCATTCAGCAACAAAACCTGTAAGTAAACTGCTACCAACATTCTACCTTTATCCCATTCCTGGCCGTTATTATGCTGTGCCTGATCCCTTTTCCGCAGTGTTCGATTTACAGAACGTGTTGCATTTGCACATGGGTGTTTGCTAATTAAATTCTACAGGGAGGAAAGAAACACTACCTCTTACATCACTACAGGACAATCACTCAAGCTCCGCGTTTTGCAGGTATATATGTATGCATGGGGCATTTCATGGGGATGTGGAACTGTGCGCGCAAAGTGAAAGGGACCATGGGACAGAAGGAAGCAAACGTTACTTTACTGCCAAAGGAAGGATTATTACAACAGTGGCTGTTCATATCAGCGCATTTAAACATTAATAAATAGATCTCTTTCACATTCAGCAGCTTGTGTCATTTCTTCCCATCATTTATGTGCTGTGGTTTGCTTGAGAGCGTTTCTAGAATTGTGTACTGTGTGCAATTGCTTGCTCATCGCTGTGGTCTGCCTCTCGTGGCGATAGCGAGCACAGGCTGTTCACTTTCTTACTTGTCGCTGTGATTAAAACGAATTTGCACAGGCAGAGCAATACTTATATAAATACACAACAAACAGATGCATCATGAGTTACGACGGGATACATCACTCAAgggcaagtgtgtgtgtgccgctttACCCACAACAACTTTCCCGCGCGGCCTGCCTTTAAAGTGCTAACAAActaaagaaaacaagaaaagaaagagcaaagcaaaacctCTGTAGGAGAAATGCATATTCATCTTATGCATGGTTAAGTATATTTTTAACATCTTTCCCCTAGCATCGTGTCATGAGATCTAGTGAGATTAGCCACTAGAGAGTGAGCACTGCAGCAAAACGAGAGTGTAATGAAATGCGGCATAGTAGAGAGATGATTTTGCAAGTAGCATTTTAACATACATCAGTGTAGCTAAACAACGATCTAAAACCAGAGAATCGGTTTCCTTCTATCAGTacgggggttttgttttatcgtgCAATGCATTTATCGGATGGTTATAATAATTTGCATCCCTTACTCTaggcaaacaaaaatctaATGTTCTATGCTGTCACACTACTCCATTTCACTTACTTTCCATTACTCCTGGCTTAAAAGTGTGGCCAGAGCAGCGGGAAATGAgtgtttatatattttatttcccttGCTTAACCCACACAAACGTCTGTCTGTGATggttctctcactctcactctatCCGTCTCGTAAATGTTCCCCATTCCCTATCACTTTACAGCTATGTAGACTTACTTGGTAAAAGGGATTAAGTGTTGAGTGTTGATAAAATCTATTTGCACCATATCGTTTTGTAATGTGTGTTGTTCGTTTAGCTTGTTTCTTCCAGTTCAGCGTCTTGTTGCACACTTTACGTGTGCCCGGGGCAAGTGCGCTTGTGTATTGCTCACGCTCGCTTCGCACGCAATTCGCTTTTGGGTCGCCGACCGATTCGATGATCCTTGCTCTCCCCCCGCTATCGCTTCAACAAGTGCATTCTCTTTACTATGGGAGGGATGACgaaaagcatattttaaacGTATTACTATACTTTCTtatgtttctgtgtgtttttttttttatttttgcatcgAAAGTTCATTACTGTCTCATTATCATCGTTTCACTTCTGGTGCCCAGCCCCAGCGGTTTGAttttcatacaaaacaaaaggatcattacagctacgcccggaATCTGGTATTTCCCAACGAAGGGAAAGGTGCGTGGCAATTAATTTgctaacataaaaaaaactaaagtgtaaaatgtgtgttgttgcCTGCTAAGCATACAAACAGttatgaaaataattcataacGCCTGTCTGTTCTGccgctcgttcgctcgcttAGTGCCAGCCACCACGCGCGGACGAGTTTTGTTCTGTTTACGCCCGCGAAAGTAACACTTTGAGAAATgccagcgtcagcagcagaagaaacagTCCCGTCTCTCTCAGCAGCATCTGCACCAGGGTCGACAGCAGGAGCACGGTCCCTGGCTCCCCATCACCATCTCGCGCGGCTCGGGCGAACGCGTCCGGCGGCGAGCTGTGCCGATCGGGAGACATACGCAGTTCCGCCTACAACGGCGTGTCCAGCATCTCGATGATGAAGTTATCGAGCTGCTTGTCGCCGAGCAATCGCAGGAAGTTCAGATGATCGATGCACTTGAGGCTGATCGAGCGGAGGGCGGGCAACCGTAGCAGCAGCTGCGCGAACCGGCCATCCTCCGACGGGTGTTGCGTTTTGCAGTACTCGTCCAGGCAGGCGTAAATTTTCTCCCGCATCTGGTCGATCTCCTTCCGACACTTTAGGCCCCGTATATctaaaagcaagaaaaagcaAATACGACACGTCAGCAAAGGTTCACAGAAATGTTGCTTTCAATCCCCAAGGCAACGGGGCCACCGCAGCTTCGCTTACGCACCGGAGTTGAACAGTATGATCGCCTTCAGTATGCCCAGCTCGGCCCGGTTCACGTCCAGTCTTTTCATTTTGATCGCCAGCTCGCACAGGATGCGATCGAACAGGGAGTCGACGCCGGCCTGCTGGGCACTGTTCCGGTGCAGCGTAAAGTTCGGTCCCAAGCACATCAGCTGCGGCTGCCGGATAGTAACGCGGCCATCGTTTCTGCCGTCCGGTGGCCGTTCCGTTTCAATATACTGCGCAGAAGAGGGGAAGGAAGCAGAAATTGAAATCACGTCACGTTAGTTAGGGTAAAAACCCGAGCGCAGCGCAAACAAGCGTGCACCTCTTTTCCTCAAAGCACTCCACCAACCACTCACCTCCATACTTCGCCAGGCGACGGACGCAATCAGCATCTCGTTCCAGCCGCTGCGCAGCAACGTCACCTGGTCCTCGCGTGGCAGATTCGAAAAGTTTGGCAGCCGTCGGGCAAACTCGATTAGCTGGTAGATCTGCTTGTTCACCATCTGACATAAATGCGATACGGCGCCCTGCAAACAAGTACCGGCAGAGCGTGTTAAGGAGAGGCGGTTCGTGTGCTCATTTACGCAAACGTACCTTGTACTCTGATGGAATCATAGAATTCTGGCCAACGCGCAGGTATGGTATGGCATTGTCGCCACTCTTCTGTTCGCCGATCTGCTCAGCCTCGAGGAACCGATCAACCACAACGTCCCgcaccgagctggtcgagttGATTTCTTCGGACTGTGTGAGgacgagagagacagagagagagaaagaagcagaaagaacacaTTAATGGGAATGTAAAACCAACCCCCCAATGTGGCAAACGCCGCTGTCGCGTACCTTCATCGAAAATTTGGAGCTGCGCTGCCGTTCCTCCTGGACCGCTTCGCGCTTCATGCCGCAGGCCAAACATTTCTGGTACCGGCAGTACTGGCAGCGGTTTCTTTGGCGTTTGTCTATCGTACAGTTTTTATCCTCCCGGCACGCGTACGACAGGTCCTTGCGTACCGTTCGCTTGAAGAATCCTTTGCATCCCTCGCAGCTGGAAGGGAAGAAGAGCAgggcgcgcacgcacgcacgtcgGATGCGTTATTAGAATGTGTGTTCGCTCGGAGCGGTAGTGAAAGCGTGCCAGGAATGCAAAGCATTCCGCCACTGCACGCTAAGTGATATCCCGCTGAGGCCACTGTTATCTTCTTACGAGCAATACGAAATTCGCTTGCTTGAGTGAATCTTCAAACGCTAATGTATTACGTGCAGGGAATGATGATAGCTTCAAATAAAGGTGTTTATAAAAGTCTACCCAGGCTCAAGATCACGATGATTTCGCTTGGTTTGGATATGCTTTATGAAACGAGGACACATCGCTCATGCCCCATTGGCAGCGGGTTATTTCACCGAACGCTGGCTAAAAATACCCAAATGCACTTCAAAGCAGCAGTACAGCTGCACCGATCGTAGACCTGCCATAGTTTTGCTGACGTAGCCCAGCAGCAGTGTTACCCCTATTATTAATTGCTCACTCGCTTTCATTGATGGTGTGTTCGCATTGCAGTTTGCGAAGCGAAAGGTTACACAAGCTGCATAGAGGGAGCATGAACGCGGACACTTCTGCGGGCACTTCCAATTGAGCTAAAACTAGTTAAATGTTAGAACCGTTCGCAAAGTGACATCAATCTTGGATCTAGTTACAAAAGGTAATCGCCGGAAGGCGACTGTACAAGCTAGTTAAAAGCATCTTGCAAAGCTATGACTGCAGCAAAGGGAGAGATAAATTCCAACCGGCAAACGCAGCTTGCATGCGCAACATGCAAAATAGGAAATATTAATGGGATAGCATTAACAAGCAGGGGTGGTAAGTGCACCcgaaggaagtgtgtgtgtgtgctgtttgtcCCCGCTGttggcctgctgctgctcctggctgctgctgttgctggctcGTTTGACGCTAAATGTCACACGGAGTCAGTggcgtcgtcgtcatcggctACGCGGCGGATCCCGCGGGTGGCATATTAATTATCTAATGGAAAAACTGCATCTAACAGAGGGTAGTGCAAACGAAATACACCGACACCGACAAGGTGGCAGCAAGCAAGCGCTACACGAGAGTGCAGTTCACCACCGTACCGCATCGCGTCCGCCCGGCCGTCCGCGTCCGTTGTAGGTCCATCGCTATTGGATGCCGCGAAAGGAAGCAAATGTCGAGGTCAGATGAATAATTTTCGCGTTAAGCCGGGGTCTTCTATCGTCTGCTTCTCCCGCTCGCATCAAATGATCGCGTTCGTTGCTTCGCTTCTTTGCGCATCTTCGGGTGTCCGATGGGCGCAcaaacgtgtttttttttgttgttgcgctcTGGTTGGCACTTTTCTATCCGTTCACGAATACTTCACTCGTTGcggtttttgaatgattttgaaAACCCCGCATAACGTGAACTGTTTTGGTTTGAGTTTAATACATTAAAACGAAATGTTTCAAAACTGTATCGAAAAAGCTTAAATTCCCATAACATAACTAAGCTTACACTACTAATGCTCTTACCTATAGACACCGTAATGTTTGCCGCTGGCCCGATCGCCACAGATCGAGCAGAGATGCTTCGAGCCGCTGAGCGGATGGTTGGGCGGGTACTGCTGCGTGATGTTGGAGGGAGTGTTCGGTCCACTGCCACCTCCACCTCCATTgcttccctgctgctgctgctgctgctgttgctgggaaCCACCTCCAACGAGCAGATTCTGCTGTCCCGTCCCATTTCCGAGTGCCCCACCCACAACGAGCGCATTCTGTTGCTGCAGGACGACCGAGTTGAAGCCGCCACTGCCCGGGCTGCCCGGGCCACAGTTGTTGCCGGGCGAGAACGGTCCACCGCCACTTCCGTTCAGCAGCGAAATGTCCGGCTTCAGGTCGGGCTTCAGATCGGGCGGTGACAGCGGGCCCATGTGACCGACCAGCGCTGCATCAAAACCTGCGAAGGCAAACgacaaaacacaaacgaatAAATATaggcgcacacaaacacacatttgaTGACATCATGCCTTGcagaagaagggaaagaggGATGATTTATGCTGGACGGACTTATTGCATATCGATGCATAGCGCGCGGTCACGAATGATGCGactctggtggtggtggatcgAGTTCGCTCTTAATTGGTTTGCTCTTTCGTGCAAGTTCAGGAGAGAAGGCGACGGTAAAGGTGAAGTATATTCTTGCAGAATCATACCATATTTTATAAAGGGTCTTCTTGAATAAGCTAGTTCTCTAATTAGGACACAAAACTTTGGTCAAAGGGACATGACCTAAGCACAAGCGAACGTTGCAGCTATCTTCGATGGACGTCACAGGCTGTCATAGGCTAAACATGAACAGTTTTATGACAAAGAATAAGTTCTATCGAcctagtttaaaaaaaaaaacaatagacAGTGATTTGAACAGACATCTGACGGTTGTTTAGATCTAGTAAAAGTTTACTAGAGGATCATGCAACGTTTATCCACACTTGATACAATGCATTCCAGCAACATAACTTGAAATAGGTGTGATACCTTGGAATGATTAGAGTTTAAATGTTTGCATAAACGTATAATACtaaaatttattgtttaatttatccGTTTTTGCTCTAATGCTTACTAGCATTAAAAAATGTACCATTTATCGAAACACATCCCAACAAACGAgtaaacacaacacacttctCTGAACTCCCCGAACGTCCGAAATGGCTCCACGAAGgataaaatttcaataaacaGATTAAAACATGCAATCCATCTACTCCGTACAAACGTGCTTtgcatacaacaaaaaaaatactccCCCTTTCGACCTCGCAATGATGGCCAGCGAGCGAACGCGACATCACCCTTCGCGGTATTGAGCctgtgtggtggtgatgataaTGGTTACCGTTGCCGGGGCATTTGTGTTGCGTTGCTGCGAAGTAAAAGTGCACCGATAATGCACCAGATGCAACAAcatcgtcgtcgccgtcgtcgtcgtagtcgcGCTAAGCGTTCTTCACTCTCAAGGTGAAAGGAGAATTCCACGATGCGCTTCGCATTTGTGCAACCGATGCGGCGATGGAAGAGAGCAAAAATAGGATAGAACGGAATGACAAACACGGGATCGGGCGAGACCGATGCAGATATATGCAAAACGGCATCGCCGCAGGGCCAGTAGTCTCAGGGTTTGGGATTGCCGGAGTTGCAGACAaggtcttttttttgcttgcggTTGGGACCAAATCACCACCCACTTACTTCGGGAAGGTGGGGCCCCCGCCCTCACGGTCCGGTGCATCATACCAGCACTAAACGGGACAGTTAGCGCAGCGCAGTGCCATGAATATGCATTAGACATACAGCCAtaccaacagcagcaccagcagcagtaccaccactaccaccactagcGGTTTCCTTTGACTCCATTGCACTCCCGCTGTCCACTATGGTCAGTATTTTTTGAGTCGCTTTTTTACTAAGTGTCAATTTGTGGTTTGTTGCACAGGCAACCAACATGGAGGAACTTGGGGAAAAGGGAGGGAAAATGACCACATAATACAGTGTTGTGTCATAATATGGGTAATAAATGCATCAATATTTGTCTTAGCGAAAACGGCcattaacacatacacaacaccaTATATAAGGCAAATTAGTTCCAGTGAAAAGTGCCGCTTAATTAGGCGTCATTATCGACTCTTTTCAGCATTTTTCCTTTGACCTTGTGAGGGCGCTAGTCAATTACTGAACAACTTTGTTATTGGTATTTACTACATCGTGTTTAACCGCTCGTTAATcactatttttcattgttAAGTTAGTTGTGTGACAAGTGCAAAGCAAACTCAACTCAAAGTATAGTAAATAGTAGCATAAACATTTAATACACCCATACATTAGTGAAGAATCAGCCACAATAAACCGTCATGAATAATCATAAGCTAAGCAAATGTCTAATGgatatgaaaatgaaaaacatatCACCACGTCGACACACTCCAGCTGCAGCAAGCAAACAGACGAACCATACGCATATCAAACACTCT comes from the Anopheles coluzzii chromosome 2, AcolN3, whole genome shotgun sequence genome and includes:
- the LOC120948564 gene encoding protein ultraspiracle homolog isoform X1, whose amino-acid sequence is MHRAPVVIMLKKEKPMLSVAAIIQAQGRWDRSLAGLAGTYQGFDAALVGHMGPLSPPDLKPDLKPDISLLNGSGGGPFSPGNNCGPGSPGSGGFNSVVLQQQNALVVGGALGNGTGQQNLLVGGGSQQQQQQQQQGSNGGGGGSGPNTPSNITQQYPPNHPLSGSKHLCSICGDRASGKHYGVYSCEGCKGFFKRTVRKDLSYACREDKNCTIDKRQRNRCQYCRYQKCLACGMKREAVQEERQRSSKFSMKSEEINSTSSVRDVVVDRFLEAEQIGEQKSGDNAIPYLRVGQNSMIPSEYKGAVSHLCQMVNKQIYQLIEFARRLPNFSNLPREDQVTLLRSGWNEMLIASVAWRSMEYIETERPPDGRNDGRVTIRQPQLMCLGPNFTLHRNSAQQAGVDSLFDRILCELAIKMKRLDVNRAELGILKAIILFNSDIRGLKCRKEIDQMREKIYACLDEYCKTQHPSEDGRFAQLLLRLPALRSISLKCIDHLNFLRLLGDKQLDNFIIEMLDTPL
- the LOC120948564 gene encoding protein ultraspiracle homolog isoform X2 — protein: MHRAPVVIMLKKEKPMLSVAAIIQAQGRWDRSLAGLAGFDAALVGHMGPLSPPDLKPDLKPDISLLNGSGGGPFSPGNNCGPGSPGSGGFNSVVLQQQNALVVGGALGNGTGQQNLLVGGGSQQQQQQQQQGSNGGGGGSGPNTPSNITQQYPPNHPLSGSKHLCSICGDRASGKHYGVYSCEGCKGFFKRTVRKDLSYACREDKNCTIDKRQRNRCQYCRYQKCLACGMKREAVQEERQRSSKFSMKSEEINSTSSVRDVVVDRFLEAEQIGEQKSGDNAIPYLRVGQNSMIPSEYKGAVSHLCQMVNKQIYQLIEFARRLPNFSNLPREDQVTLLRSGWNEMLIASVAWRSMEYIETERPPDGRNDGRVTIRQPQLMCLGPNFTLHRNSAQQAGVDSLFDRILCELAIKMKRLDVNRAELGILKAIILFNSDIRGLKCRKEIDQMREKIYACLDEYCKTQHPSEDGRFAQLLLRLPALRSISLKCIDHLNFLRLLGDKQLDNFIIEMLDTPL